CTTCTCTTATGTTCCTTTAATACTATTATCTATATTTGTAAACTATAGCGTAGGATTAAGTTTAGTAAATCATGAGAAGATAAAGTTATCTTCTAAAACAATTTTAATATTTGGAATACTATTTAATGTAGGATTGCTAGGATACTTTAAATATACAGATTTCTTGCTTGAAAACTTTAATGGTATATTTGGCTCTAATATTCCTTTACCTCATATTATTCTTCCTTTAGGTATTAGCTTCTTTACATTTACTCAAATAGCATTCTTAGTAGATGCATATAGACGTGAAGCCAAAGAGTATAGCCTTGTAAACTATATGTTATTTGTAACATACTTTCCACACTTACTTGCAGGTCCAATTTTACATCATAAAGAGATGATGCCACAATTTGCAAGTAAATATAACTGGGTAAAAAATTATAGAAATATAGCTTTAGGACTTTTTATATTCTCAATAGGATTGTTTAAAAAAGTTGTAATTGCAGATACATTTGCTCCTTGGGCAACAGCTGGATTTGATACAGCAACAACACTAAATTTAATAGAAGCATGGGCAACAAGTTTAAGTTATACTTTCCAACTATACTTTGATTTTAGTGGATACTGTGATATGGCTATTGGAATTTCTTTAATGTTTAATATCAAACTTCCAATAAACTTTAACTCTCCATATAAAGCTTTAAATATTCAAGATTTCTGGAGAAGATGGCATATGACATTATCTAGATTCTTAAGAGATTATATCTATATTCCTCTAGGTGGAAATAGAAAAGGTGAATTTAGAACATATACAAACCTATTGGCAACATTTTTAATAGGTGGACTATGGCATGGAGCAGGATGGACATTTATAATCTGGGGAGCATTGCATGGTATAGCACTTGCAATTCATAGATTCTGGCAAAGCTTAGGATTTAAGATGAATAAAATCTTAGCTTGGTTTATTACATTTAACTTTATAAATATAACATGGATATTTTTTAGAGCAAAAGATTTTGATAGTGCGATGAAAGTATTGGGTAGTATGTTTAGCTTGGATAATGTTGTTTTGCCAGAGAAATATTTTAAATTCTTAGCTGAATATAATGATATTTATTTTAGGTTTGGTACAGTGTATGGTGATATATTAGGGAAAGACAATACAACTGTGTTTATTGTTGTTGGTTTTACATTGGTTTTAGCTTTTAAAAATAGTATGGAAAAAATGATTAAATTTAAAACAAATTTTTTAAATTTATTACTTACATTTACGTTTATAATATATTCTATTTTTCAGTTAAATAAAATTTCTGAATTTTTATATTTTAATTTTTAAGGTAGTATAACAATGAAAAGTTTAACATGGATAAAGATTTTAGTAAGTTTAATTTTAATAATTATTATCTCAGTATGTTCAATTAATTATATTGTAGATCCTTATAATCTATATAAAACAAATTTGTTAAAGAATAAACCTAAAGAATTTGAATATATGAGATTAGTAAAAGCAATAAATGTAGAAGAAATAAAACCATATTCCATAGTATTAGGAACTTCTAGGGCAGAGATGGCTATTGATCCTGAACATGAATATTTTATAAAACCATCATATAACTTAGCAAATGCTGGTTCTACTATGTATGAAACAAAGTATTATTTAAAAGAAGCTATTTTGCAAGGCAAATTAAAAAAAGTATTGCTTGTAGCAGATTGGAGAATGTTTAATGATGTAAATATGAAACAAGTAGCAGATTTTGAAACATATTTTGAAAATAGAAATATATATAAATATTTATTAAATTATAAAGTTTTTGAAGATAGTTTATTTACAATTAAAAACCAGAATAAATTATCTCTTCATAAAAGTAATGGTCAAATGACAGATCGTTATGTAAATGATGTTCTTTTAGCACATGGGGGACAATATAAAACAATGTTAGCAGAAGAAAAAAATTATTATAAGAATTTTACAAATAATAATTCTTATAAAGATACAAAAAAAGATAGTTTTGAAGATTTTAAAGAAATATTACAAATGTGTTATAGAAATAATATAAAACTAGATATTATATTTGGACCATCTCATATTAGACAATGGGAAGCTTTTGATTACTATCATGGATATGAAACTTTTCTAAAATGGAAAAAAGATATTGTTTTATTTGTAGAAAAAATTGGTTTAGAAGAAAATAAAATTCCATTTAATATCTTAGATTTTTCTGTTTATCATAGATTAACAGCAGAGAATGTTCCAAAGGAACCAGAACAAAGAATGGAATTTCATTTTGAAGGAAGTCATTATACAAATAAATTAGGATTAATAGTATTGGACAGGCTATCTAATAACTCATTATATAACGATTTTGGTGTATATATAAATTCATCAAATATAGATAATCATTTAGAAAATTTACGAAAAGATAGATTAAACTTTATAGATATAAAAGAATATAGAAAAGAAGTATTTGGTGAATGATACCAACAAAAAGTAAACAATTAAGGAGCCCAATAAGTGTTATTTAACTCATACGAATTCATATTTTTATTTTTACCAATAACTTTTATACTCTATTTTTATCTATTAAGCCAAAGATTAATTCTTGGTGCAAAGATATTTTTAGTAATAGCAAGTTTGTTTTTCTATGGATATTGGAACTTCTCTTATGTTCCTTTAATACTATTATCTATATTTGTAAACTATAGCGTAGGATTAAGTTTAGTAAATCATGAGAAGATAAAGTTATCTTCTAAAACAATTTTAATATTTGGAATACTATTTAATGTAGGATTGCTAGGATACTTTAAATATACAGATTTCTTGCTTGAAAACTTTAATGGTATATTTGGCTCTAATATTCCTTTACCTCATATTATTCTTCCTTTAGGTATTAGCTTCTTTACATTTACTCAAATAGCATTCTTAGTAGATGCATATAGACGTGAAGCCAAAGAGTATAGCCTTGTAAACTATATGTTATTTGTAACATACTTTCCACACTTACTTGCAGGTCCAATTTTACATCATAAAGAGATGATGCCACAATTTGCAAGTAAATATAACTGGGTAAAA
Above is a genomic segment from Aliarcobacter cryaerophilus containing:
- a CDS encoding MBOAT family O-acyltransferase, producing the protein MLFNSYEFIFLFLPITFILYFYLLSQRLILGAKIFLVIASLFFYGYWNFSYVPLILLSIFVNYSVGLSLVNHEKIKLSSKTILIFGILFNVGLLGYFKYTDFLLENFNGIFGSNIPLPHIILPLGISFFTFTQIAFLVDAYRREAKEYSLVNYMLFVTYFPHLLAGPILHHKEMMPQFASKYNWVKNYRNIALGLFIFSIGLFKKVVIADTFAPWATAGFDTATTLNLIEAWATSLSYTFQLYFDFSGYCDMAIGISLMFNIKLPINFNSPYKALNIQDFWRRWHMTLSRFLRDYIYIPLGGNRKGEFRTYTNLLATFLIGGLWHGAGWTFIIWGALHGIALAIHRFWQSLGFKMNKILAWFITFNFINITWIFFRAKDFDSAMKVLGSMFSLDNVVLPEKYFKFLAEYNDIYFRFGTVYGDILGKDNTTVFIVVGFTLVLAFKNSMEKMIKFKTNFLNLLLTFTFIIYSIFQLNKISEFLYFNF